In one Mycobacterium heckeshornense genomic region, the following are encoded:
- a CDS encoding nuclear transport factor 2 family protein, translating to MTPFDNPQAELAWMFLQCLQGGDIDECFALLSNDFTYWNVATRAPADKAALRRQIERRKQDVELTLDLVRYITDGDSVVIEAQGDGVTAAGQRYDSPYVFIFDTRDGQIVSLREYSDTRVAANT from the coding sequence ATCACGCCGTTCGACAATCCCCAAGCTGAACTGGCGTGGATGTTTTTGCAGTGCTTGCAGGGCGGAGACATCGACGAGTGTTTCGCGCTGCTCAGCAATGACTTCACCTACTGGAACGTCGCTACCCGGGCACCGGCCGACAAGGCGGCGTTGCGCCGGCAAATCGAGCGGCGCAAGCAGGACGTCGAGCTGACCCTGGATCTGGTCCGCTACATCACCGACGGTGACAGTGTGGTGATCGAGGCGCAGGGCGATGGTGTCACCGCCGCGGGACAGCGCTACGACAGCCCGTACGTCTTTATTTTCGATACCCGCGACGGTCAGATCGTGTCGCTGCGCGAGTACTCCGATACCCGGGTGGCGGCTAACACCTAG
- a CDS encoding DUF427 domain-containing protein codes for MNHRPVLEPTAGHPITIEPTAGRVRVRVNGQIVADTRAALSLREATIPVVQYIPFDDVVQDVLTPSDTSTYCPFKGEASYFHVTTAAGDTVEDVIWTYREPYPAVAAIAGHVAFYPDKAEISVDPD; via the coding sequence ATGAACCACCGCCCTGTCCTGGAACCGACCGCCGGGCACCCCATCACGATCGAGCCGACCGCAGGGCGGGTTCGAGTTCGCGTCAACGGGCAAATCGTTGCGGACACGCGCGCCGCGCTGAGCCTACGCGAAGCCACTATCCCTGTGGTGCAATACATTCCGTTCGACGACGTCGTACAAGACGTGTTGACGCCCAGCGACACCAGCACCTATTGCCCATTCAAGGGTGAAGCCAGCTACTTTCATGTGACCACAGCGGCCGGCGACACCGTCGAAGACGTGATCTGGACCTACCGGGAGCCCTACCCCGCAGTGGCGGCGATCGCCGGTCACGTCGCGTTCTACCCCGACAAGGCCGAGATCAGCGTCGACCCCGACTAG
- a CDS encoding class I SAM-dependent methyltransferase, which yields MLATLYAKALDADFAEPMLGDRYAKEIVDRIDYDWTKTTINARRAYSVTTRTAHFDQWAASFLAAHPESVVLHLGCGLDSRFLRLQPGPGVEWYDVDYPEVAALRDQLYPSREHYHVVAASVTDSAWLADIPTGRTTLMIAEGLTMYLTEQDGIALLRRLVERFGSGELQFDAFNWLGIRAQWLNTVVRRSGSTLSWAVNGPDDIAAAVPGLRLVAWERWFESATFAQLPRSSRTVGKVMSLVPAVANMSQYHRWAF from the coding sequence ATGCTGGCGACGCTGTATGCCAAAGCGCTGGACGCCGACTTCGCAGAACCGATGCTGGGCGACCGGTACGCCAAGGAGATCGTCGATCGCATCGACTACGACTGGACCAAAACGACGATCAACGCGCGTCGCGCCTACTCGGTGACCACACGGACAGCGCACTTCGACCAGTGGGCCGCCAGTTTCCTTGCCGCGCACCCGGAATCGGTTGTGTTGCATTTGGGATGCGGTCTGGACAGCCGGTTTCTCCGGCTTCAGCCCGGCCCCGGGGTCGAGTGGTACGACGTCGACTATCCCGAGGTGGCGGCGCTACGCGACCAGCTGTACCCGAGCCGGGAGCACTATCACGTCGTGGCTGCCTCGGTCACTGACTCGGCCTGGCTGGCCGACATCCCCACCGGCCGGACCACGCTGATGATCGCCGAGGGATTGACCATGTATCTCACCGAGCAGGACGGCATCGCCCTGCTGCGGCGGTTGGTCGAGCGGTTCGGTTCGGGCGAGCTGCAATTCGACGCATTCAACTGGCTCGGGATCCGCGCGCAGTGGCTCAACACCGTGGTCCGACGGTCGGGATCCACGCTGAGCTGGGCGGTCAACGGCCCCGACGACATCGCCGCGGCGGTACCCGGGCTGCGCCTGGTGGCCTGGGAGCGGTGGTTCGAGTCGGCCACGTTCGCGCAGCTCCCCCGCTCGTCGCGGACGGTCGGCAAGGTGATGTCGCTGGTCCCGGCGGTGGCCAACATGTCGCAATACCATCGCTGGGCATTCTGA
- a CDS encoding NAD-dependent epimerase/dehydratase family protein: protein MSARPKLVIGANGFLGSHVTRQLVADGADVRVMVRPTANTRSIDDLTVTRFEGDIFDNPTLRAAINGCDDVYYCVVDTRAWLRDPAPLFHTNVEGLRNVLDVAKDADLHRFVFTSTYATVGRRRGHVATEADQIRRRGLTAYVRSRLQAEDLVLRYASEHALPAVAMCVSTTYGSGDWGRTPHGAFIAGAVFGKLPFLMDGIELEVVGVDDAARALILAAARGRNGERYLVSDRMMPLKDVVRIAADEAGVPAPRRSIPVPALYALGALGSLKARFTGKDAELSLQSVRMMRAEAPVDHSKAVRELGWQPRPVEESIREAARFWMALRDAKGKSTTAT, encoded by the coding sequence ATGAGCGCACGACCCAAGCTGGTCATCGGCGCCAATGGATTTTTGGGCTCGCATGTCACCCGCCAGCTTGTCGCCGACGGTGCCGACGTCCGGGTGATGGTACGGCCCACAGCCAATACCCGCAGCATCGACGACCTGACGGTCACCCGCTTCGAGGGCGATATCTTCGACAACCCCACGCTGCGTGCGGCCATAAACGGCTGTGACGACGTGTACTACTGCGTCGTCGACACCCGCGCCTGGCTGCGTGATCCCGCGCCGCTGTTTCACACCAACGTGGAAGGCTTGCGTAACGTCCTCGACGTCGCCAAAGACGCGGACCTGCACAGGTTCGTCTTCACCAGCACCTACGCCACCGTGGGCCGGCGTCGCGGCCATGTGGCCACCGAAGCCGATCAGATCCGCCGCCGCGGTCTTACCGCGTATGTCCGATCACGGCTCCAGGCCGAGGATTTGGTGCTGCGCTACGCCTCTGAGCACGCGCTGCCCGCGGTCGCGATGTGCGTGTCGACGACCTACGGCAGCGGTGATTGGGGGCGCACCCCACATGGCGCATTCATCGCCGGTGCGGTGTTCGGCAAGCTGCCCTTCCTCATGGACGGCATCGAGCTGGAAGTGGTCGGCGTCGACGATGCTGCCCGGGCCTTGATATTGGCCGCTGCTCGCGGGCGCAACGGCGAACGATACCTCGTGTCGGACCGGATGATGCCGCTAAAGGACGTCGTGCGGATCGCGGCCGACGAAGCCGGCGTGCCAGCGCCGCGACGGTCGATTCCGGTGCCGGCGCTCTACGCGTTGGGGGCGCTGGGCAGCCTGAAGGCTCGGTTCACCGGAAAAGATGCGGAACTGAGCCTGCAGTCGGTGCGGATGATGCGCGCCGAAGCACCGGTCGACCACAGCAAGGCGGTCCGCGAATTAGGTTGGCAGCCAAGGCCGGTCGAGGAGTCCATCCGCGAAGCCGCCCGGTTCTGGATGGCGCTGCGCGACGCCAAAGGAAAGAGCACAACGGCCACGTGA
- a CDS encoding nuclear transport factor 2 family protein: protein MTTPPFSRAELVRAFDAYEQTVARAAETRDWEAWVQQYTPDVEYVEHAAGTMRGRDEVLAWISATMSTFPGSHMVAFPSLWSVIDEPTGRIICELDNPMVDPGDGTVISATNISILTYAGDGLWRRQEDIYNPLRFMRAAMKWCKKAQELGTLDEDAARWMQQHGGQE from the coding sequence GTGACGACTCCGCCGTTCAGTCGCGCCGAGCTCGTCCGGGCATTCGACGCCTACGAGCAGACGGTGGCCCGCGCCGCCGAAACCCGCGACTGGGAAGCGTGGGTGCAGCAGTACACACCCGACGTCGAGTACGTCGAGCACGCCGCCGGCACCATGCGGGGCCGCGACGAGGTGCTGGCGTGGATCAGCGCGACGATGTCGACGTTCCCGGGCAGCCACATGGTCGCGTTTCCGTCGCTGTGGTCGGTCATCGACGAGCCGACCGGGAGGATCATCTGCGAGCTGGACAACCCGATGGTCGACCCCGGCGACGGCACCGTCATCAGCGCGACCAATATCTCGATCCTTACCTACGCCGGCGACGGCCTGTGGCGTCGTCAAGAAGACATCTACAACCCGCTGCGCTTTATGCGCGCGGCGATGAAGTGGTGCAAGAAGGCGCAAGAGCTCGGAACGCTCGACGAGGACGCCGCACGCTGGATGCAACAGCACGGAGGGCAGGAATGA
- the msrA gene encoding peptide-methionine (S)-S-oxide reductase MsrA — MTTKKAILAGGCFWGMQDLFRNQPGVISTRVGYTGGENDHPTYRNHPGHAEAIEIVYDPARTDYRTLLEFFFQIHDPTTKNRQGNDVGTSYRSAIFYLDDEQKQIALDTIADVDATGLWPGKVVTEVSPAREFWEAEPEHQDYLQRYPNGYTCHYVRPDWKLPRRAEVEQ; from the coding sequence ATGACGACCAAGAAGGCGATTCTGGCGGGCGGCTGCTTTTGGGGTATGCAGGACCTGTTCCGCAACCAGCCCGGGGTGATCTCCACCCGTGTCGGCTACACCGGCGGCGAGAACGATCACCCCACCTACCGCAATCATCCCGGCCACGCCGAGGCGATCGAGATCGTCTACGACCCGGCACGCACCGATTACCGCACGCTGCTGGAGTTCTTCTTCCAGATTCACGACCCGACGACCAAGAACCGGCAGGGCAACGACGTCGGCACCAGCTATCGCTCCGCGATCTTTTACCTCGACGACGAGCAGAAGCAGATCGCGCTGGACACCATCGCCGACGTCGACGCAACCGGCCTGTGGCCGGGCAAGGTCGTGACCGAGGTCAGCCCGGCCCGCGAGTTCTGGGAAGCCGAGCCCGAGCATCAGGACTACTTGCAGCGCTATCCGAATGGGTACACCTGCCACTATGTGCGGCCCGACTGGAAACTGCCGCGCCGCGCCGAAGTCGAGCAGTAA
- a CDS encoding winged helix-turn-helix transcriptional regulator — MAGKKSYNQNCPIARGLDILGERWTLLILRELLGGARRYADLRAALPGIATNLLADRLRELEDAGLIARAELPPPIARTVYTLSELGWRKVPPVIQAIAIFGLELLEPADSALTPLNGFLAGILLGADPARIANLSASYRVEIDGRRFDFGVSRGSLTAASGPPAVTVTASPAELITARLGSTSAERKAALRRWKFDGQTDAVKAMRSAFQLTGDPGLSLG, encoded by the coding sequence CAACCAGAACTGCCCTATCGCACGTGGCCTGGACATCCTGGGCGAGCGGTGGACGCTGCTGATCCTGCGCGAACTCCTCGGCGGGGCGCGGCGCTACGCCGATCTTCGGGCGGCGCTGCCCGGGATCGCCACCAATCTGCTCGCCGACCGGCTCCGGGAACTGGAGGACGCCGGCCTGATCGCGCGCGCCGAGCTTCCGCCGCCGATCGCCCGCACCGTGTACACCCTCAGCGAGCTGGGCTGGCGCAAGGTGCCGCCGGTAATCCAAGCCATCGCCATCTTCGGGCTGGAGTTGCTTGAACCCGCCGACAGCGCGCTGACGCCGCTGAACGGCTTTCTCGCCGGAATCCTGCTGGGCGCCGACCCTGCACGCATCGCAAACCTATCCGCCTCTTACCGTGTCGAAATCGACGGACGCCGTTTCGATTTCGGGGTATCACGCGGAAGCCTCACCGCTGCGTCAGGCCCACCGGCGGTCACCGTGACGGCAAGCCCGGCAGAGCTGATCACTGCCCGCCTCGGGAGCACATCGGCTGAGCGCAAGGCGGCACTGCGGCGGTGGAAGTTCGACGGCCAGACCGACGCTGTCAAGGCGATGCGCAGCGCGTTCCAACTGACCGGAGATCCCGGGTTGTCGCTCGGTTGA